One window from the genome of Natrialba magadii ATCC 43099 encodes:
- the tbsP gene encoding transcriptional regulator TbsP: protein MASNLLNHQIDDILESILEDASGNVYMVNPSRDAIEEFISVATAFDDSLPSVHMLADERTLKAVMDDFIVASNAADLISEGALALHTLDEAPENSLLVTDERVIAVVHAGDRVGGLVTDDDSFVEDTYDTYAARWEDASAFNLRTPPITDVRETLADEISPDAEEDFTAILNSLETARGDGDGLDEVTISLLVAAKNEALLYDISKWGEDVGIASKATFSRTKTKLEDMGLIDTEKVPIDVGRPRLRLKIGDDRLREADNGQLATVAQSILN, encoded by the coding sequence ATGGCTTCGAATTTACTCAACCACCAGATTGACGATATACTGGAATCGATTCTCGAAGATGCAAGCGGTAACGTGTACATGGTCAACCCGTCACGGGATGCTATCGAGGAGTTCATTTCCGTCGCCACAGCGTTCGACGACTCGCTCCCGTCGGTCCACATGCTCGCCGACGAACGCACCCTGAAAGCGGTCATGGACGACTTCATCGTCGCCTCGAACGCAGCGGACCTCATCAGCGAGGGCGCACTCGCACTTCACACCCTCGATGAGGCACCTGAGAACTCGCTGCTCGTCACGGACGAGCGCGTCATCGCCGTCGTTCACGCCGGCGACCGCGTCGGCGGCCTCGTCACCGACGACGACAGTTTCGTCGAGGACACCTACGATACCTACGCGGCCCGCTGGGAGGACGCCTCCGCGTTCAACCTCCGGACACCGCCGATTACGGACGTTCGCGAGACGCTCGCCGACGAGATCAGTCCCGACGCCGAGGAGGACTTTACGGCGATCCTCAACTCGCTCGAGACCGCTCGCGGCGACGGCGACGGCCTCGACGAAGTCACGATTTCGCTGCTCGTCGCGGCGAAGAACGAGGCCCTGCTGTACGATATCAGCAAGTGGGGAGAGGACGTGGGCATCGCCAGCAAGGCGACGTTCAGCCGCACGAAGACCAAACTCGAGGACATGGGCCTGATCGACACCGAGAAGGTTCCGATCGATGTCGGCCGCCCACGACTTCGGCTGAAGATCGGTGACGACCGCCTGCGCGAGGCCGACAACGGCCAGCTCGCGACAGTTGCACAGTCGATTCTGAACTAA
- a CDS encoding ATP-binding protein, with the protein MDSSSCGDETNQSQQLRQQQVLADLTDWSLSVSERHTRWGDRSGTGDGDDVPGTDSDSDRPRTLESLFHFTTEAVASVFDADSAYVLQVDDSHDQFRLRAGVSTAGEERASSDSANGDGDRDRDRDRDGDEQNSGTRSADHAERVDEAGDRDHDSDSDEGGDKSGAGTESETETENGTDTTHTAHTTDHDEPTPIAVSNRDPIPVDPTTQLGEALESTEPVQLEELAADDRPPSAGEPVSDAATSGMAVRIGTSEHTDGVAEAMGEASTSTSTSTSTESPQGEGSETSETSETSETSETDVAREIDGSWGVLTVHTTAECEFTDADATFLRTVANILASAIDRTTAQRRRDEATSWADSVLDAAPVGITLVDTDGQTVFANRRAEEITGRPLSKLQTFTHNDERWGLVDEDGDPISFTDLPFTRVIETEEPVRNEVVSIRRPSGERVWLSIHCSPLYDSIGDLDGVIYAFRDVTERRELESRLEEILGRVDEAICAFDEDFRYTHANDRAEELLQRSREELLGEQLWEAFPESANEDVVRNSFQEAMDSQEPTSYEHYYEPANAWLEVTIYPSETGSSVYFRDVTDRREYQRRLEESNERLEQFAYAASHDLQEPLRMVSSYLDLLETRYADELDEDAQEFIDYAVDGAERMRQMINGLLEFSRIETQGEPFEPVDLDEVLEDVMRDLRVKIVENSADISAAELPRVAGDGNQLRQVFQNLLSNAIVYSGEEPPEIDIQAHDTGSEWVISVSDNGVGIDPDDTEQIFGLFERRHSGGEHTGSGIGLALCERIIERHGGEIWVDSEPGEGATFSFTLPTRLDTVDVASSNSGSEAVNSG; encoded by the coding sequence ATGGATTCGTCGTCCTGTGGGGACGAGACCAACCAGTCGCAACAACTCCGCCAGCAGCAGGTGCTGGCGGACCTCACTGACTGGTCACTATCGGTGAGTGAGCGCCACACCAGGTGGGGAGACCGGAGCGGAACCGGTGATGGAGACGACGTACCAGGAACCGATTCGGACAGCGACAGGCCACGGACACTCGAGTCCCTGTTCCACTTTACAACCGAAGCGGTTGCATCGGTGTTCGATGCTGACTCGGCGTACGTCCTGCAGGTAGACGACAGTCACGATCAGTTCCGATTGCGTGCTGGAGTCTCGACGGCGGGTGAGGAACGCGCTAGCAGCGACAGTGCGAACGGGGACGGGGACAGAGACAGAGACAGAGACAGAGATGGAGACGAACAGAACTCTGGGACCAGAAGTGCAGATCACGCCGAGCGTGTGGATGAAGCTGGTGATCGTGATCATGATAGTGATAGTGACGAGGGCGGGGACAAGAGTGGAGCTGGAACCGAGAGCGAAACCGAGACCGAGAACGGAACCGACACCACCCACACCGCCCACACCACAGACCACGACGAACCGACACCCATCGCCGTTTCAAACAGAGACCCAATTCCGGTCGACCCGACCACACAACTCGGCGAGGCACTCGAGTCCACAGAGCCAGTGCAACTCGAGGAACTGGCGGCAGACGATCGGCCCCCATCGGCTGGCGAACCGGTGTCGGATGCAGCGACGAGCGGGATGGCCGTCAGGATCGGTACAAGCGAGCACACTGATGGCGTGGCCGAGGCGATGGGGGAAGCGAGCACCAGCACCAGCACCAGCACCAGCACCGAGTCACCACAGGGCGAGGGAAGCGAAACCAGCGAAACCAGCGAAACCAGCGAAACCAGCGAAACCGACGTCGCTCGCGAAATTGACGGTTCGTGGGGGGTATTGACCGTCCATACAACGGCCGAGTGTGAGTTTACCGACGCGGACGCCACGTTCCTCAGAACGGTCGCGAACATACTGGCGTCGGCAATCGACCGGACAACGGCACAGCGTCGTCGCGACGAGGCCACGAGCTGGGCCGACAGCGTGCTCGACGCCGCACCGGTCGGCATCACACTCGTCGACACTGACGGACAGACCGTCTTCGCGAACAGGCGTGCCGAGGAGATCACCGGACGGCCACTCTCCAAACTGCAAACGTTCACGCACAACGACGAACGCTGGGGACTGGTCGATGAAGACGGCGACCCGATCTCGTTCACCGACCTGCCGTTCACCCGAGTCATCGAAACTGAGGAACCGGTTCGAAACGAGGTCGTCAGCATCAGGCGACCCTCCGGTGAACGCGTTTGGCTCTCGATACACTGCAGCCCACTGTACGACTCGATCGGCGACCTCGACGGCGTCATCTACGCCTTCAGGGACGTCACCGAACGCCGCGAACTCGAGTCCCGACTCGAGGAGATTCTGGGTCGGGTCGACGAAGCGATCTGTGCGTTCGACGAGGACTTTCGGTACACGCACGCTAACGACAGGGCTGAGGAACTCCTGCAACGCTCACGCGAGGAGCTCCTTGGGGAACAGCTCTGGGAGGCGTTCCCCGAATCGGCGAACGAGGATGTCGTCCGGAACAGCTTCCAGGAGGCGATGGACTCACAGGAGCCGACCAGCTACGAGCACTACTACGAACCGGCAAACGCCTGGCTCGAGGTGACGATCTATCCCTCCGAAACCGGCTCGTCGGTCTACTTCCGGGACGTGACCGACCGACGGGAGTACCAACGGCGGCTCGAGGAGTCGAACGAGCGCCTCGAGCAGTTCGCCTACGCAGCCTCACACGACCTGCAGGAACCACTCCGGATGGTCAGCAGCTACCTCGATCTGCTCGAAACGCGATACGCGGACGAACTGGACGAGGACGCCCAGGAGTTCATCGACTACGCCGTCGACGGAGCCGAACGGATGCGACAGATGATCAACGGGCTACTCGAGTTCTCCCGCATCGAAACACAGGGAGAACCGTTCGAGCCGGTCGATCTGGACGAGGTACTCGAGGACGTGATGCGAGACCTGCGGGTGAAAATCGTCGAGAACAGCGCCGATATTTCAGCAGCGGAGTTGCCACGAGTCGCGGGCGACGGCAACCAGTTGCGACAGGTGTTCCAGAACCTGCTGTCGAACGCGATCGTGTACTCGGGCGAGGAGCCGCCGGAAATCGATATTCAGGCACACGATACAGGCTCGGAGTGGGTAATCTCAGTAAGTGACAACGGCGTCGGTATCGATCCCGACGACACTGAACAGATCTTCGGACTGTTCGAGCGTCGACACAGCGGTGGCGAGCACACGGGAAGCGGGATCGGGCTGGCGCTCTGTGAACGGATTATCGAGCGCCACGGCGGCGAAATCTGGGTCGACAGCGAGCCAGGCGAGGGGGCAACGTTTTCGTTTACGCTTCCAACGCGGCTAGACACCGTAGATGTTGCGTCGTCGAACTCCGGGTCAGAGGCTGTAAATTCCGGATAG
- a CDS encoding PIN domain-containing protein translates to MIALDASFVIDYLNGVEATRSFLEQRDELVYYVPTLALFEVAREAAWAESRSVADVLAGIDWTEPLAFDAGASREAVQIHAELLENGTPINAADVMIAGICRHHGASLVTRDGDFTDVSGLELVGY, encoded by the coding sequence ATGATCGCACTGGATGCGTCGTTCGTGATCGACTATCTGAACGGCGTCGAGGCAACACGGTCGTTTCTGGAGCAGCGAGACGAACTGGTCTACTACGTGCCGACGCTGGCGCTGTTCGAAGTCGCCCGGGAAGCGGCCTGGGCCGAGAGCCGATCAGTCGCGGACGTACTGGCGGGGATCGACTGGACAGAGCCGCTGGCGTTCGACGCGGGTGCGAGTCGAGAAGCGGTGCAGATTCACGCGGAACTGCTCGAAAACGGGACGCCGATCAACGCGGCCGATGTGATGATCGCCGGCATCTGTCGACATCACGGTGCGTCGCTGGTCACGCGCGACGGCGACTTTACGGACGTTTCCGGTCTGGAACTGGTCGGCTACTGA
- a CDS encoding metallophosphoesterase, whose protein sequence is MGTESDDGDGDEDGANDAETPVEGDGDHDDRVYYVISDLHIGGDEQLEEIEFLDELLAFLERLEETDENAELVINGDAFGLWEFTRVDGAEKFDVLEETYPELFEQFRSTGENIPITLLPGNHDHELAAYDEFVERFAEYNVTLVQEKSITRPVGDQAIHFEHGHQQDSNNRIEDWGNPHATPLGYYYNTLVTSRAGQLSNRGRYNWLKDVQAVTPTERMPIWLFSKYFYREMNPLIRYSLVPFLLLFNISALLAVLSGLHLAGIWTLPVEQTTTFLGRFGTAGTAAWFLLLLNVGIAGMLVLIGIPLYFVRRDIRKTINRFGVFETELTVDPTASYEETAREIFASEPETTIFCFGHTHRPMLKAVNGGVLVNTGTWLKRLHRRDGIIGILPPVFYPSYQLAAVRIAAEPSSPDAVASDSAATAADGDADETASPRVTVGFEQITKPSPASEELTRTERFFTVGREPEPDLPEHHVVNPSEQHAESTAESVSAPADD, encoded by the coding sequence ATGGGTACCGAATCCGACGATGGCGATGGTGACGAAGACGGTGCCAACGACGCCGAGACTCCCGTCGAGGGCGATGGCGACCACGACGACCGGGTCTACTACGTCATCAGCGACCTCCACATCGGCGGCGACGAACAACTCGAGGAGATCGAGTTTTTAGACGAACTGCTCGCCTTCCTCGAACGCCTCGAGGAAACCGACGAGAACGCAGAGCTCGTGATCAACGGCGACGCGTTCGGCCTCTGGGAGTTCACGAGGGTCGACGGTGCCGAGAAGTTCGACGTACTCGAGGAGACGTACCCGGAGCTATTCGAACAGTTTCGGTCGACGGGCGAGAACATCCCGATCACGCTACTGCCAGGGAATCACGATCACGAACTGGCAGCCTACGATGAGTTCGTTGAGCGATTCGCCGAGTACAACGTCACTCTCGTCCAGGAGAAGTCGATCACCCGGCCCGTGGGAGACCAGGCAATTCACTTCGAGCACGGCCACCAGCAGGATTCGAACAATCGGATCGAAGACTGGGGGAACCCGCACGCGACACCGCTTGGGTACTACTACAACACGCTCGTGACGAGTCGAGCGGGCCAGCTGTCGAACCGCGGTCGGTACAACTGGCTGAAGGACGTGCAGGCGGTGACGCCGACCGAGCGGATGCCGATCTGGCTCTTCTCGAAGTACTTCTACCGGGAGATGAATCCGCTCATCCGATACTCGCTGGTGCCGTTCCTGTTGCTGTTCAACATCAGCGCGCTACTCGCGGTGCTGTCGGGACTGCATCTGGCGGGGATCTGGACGCTTCCCGTCGAGCAGACGACCACCTTCCTCGGCCGGTTCGGGACGGCCGGAACGGCCGCCTGGTTCCTGTTGTTGCTCAACGTCGGCATCGCCGGCATGCTGGTGCTCATCGGAATCCCGCTGTACTTCGTCCGCCGGGACATCCGGAAGACGATCAATCGCTTCGGCGTCTTCGAGACGGAGCTGACGGTCGATCCCACGGCGTCCTACGAGGAGACAGCCCGCGAAATCTTCGCCAGCGAACCGGAGACGACCATCTTCTGTTTCGGTCACACGCACCGACCGATGCTCAAGGCGGTCAACGGCGGCGTCCTCGTCAATACCGGAACGTGGCTCAAGCGCCTCCACCGGCGCGACGGCATCATCGGCATTCTGCCTCCGGTGTTTTACCCCTCGTATCAGCTTGCAGCGGTCCGGATCGCAGCCGAGCCATCGTCGCCAGACGCAGTTGCGTCCGACTCCGCCGCGACGGCCGCAGACGGCGATGCGGACGAGACAGCATCGCCACGCGTTACCGTCGGCTTCGAACAGATCACCAAACCGAGCCCGGCCTCGGAGGAACTCACTCGTACCGAGCGCTTCTTCACCGTCGGCCGGGAGCCCGAACCGGACCTGCCGGAGCACCACGTCGTCAATCCGTCAGAACAGCACGCTGAATCGACAGCGGAGTCGGTCTCTGCGCCAGCGGACGACTGA
- a CDS encoding ABC transporter permease, giving the protein MSRLGRIRSATSAGWRSFIRRRTAVFFTFFFPVILIVIFGALVRTDPGEGGLFAEPAAYYVPGYLAVVVLFTPFSRMGSEVARHREGNRFEKLATTPLTRTEWLFAQTAVNAVIIGLASLLILALVVLLTGAEITFSALLVPYILVGVVGFCGIGALLGSYTDSQDGAIAASNAIGLPLLFLSETFISLDQLPGWFEPLVNLSPLTYFSRGVRAATDPAANPTTIAGLDPALANLAILAVLSAITFALGARSIPRTD; this is encoded by the coding sequence ATGAGTCGCCTCGGACGCATTCGATCCGCGACGAGTGCTGGCTGGCGGTCGTTCATCCGCCGCCGGACCGCGGTGTTCTTTACGTTCTTCTTCCCGGTCATTCTGATCGTCATCTTTGGCGCGCTCGTCCGGACGGATCCCGGAGAGGGCGGCCTGTTCGCTGAGCCGGCGGCCTACTACGTCCCGGGCTATCTCGCCGTTGTCGTCCTCTTTACACCCTTCTCGCGAATGGGAAGTGAGGTCGCACGCCACCGCGAGGGCAACCGCTTCGAAAAGCTCGCGACGACGCCACTGACACGTACCGAGTGGCTGTTCGCACAGACGGCTGTCAACGCGGTCATCATCGGTCTCGCGAGTCTGTTGATCCTCGCACTTGTCGTTCTACTGACAGGTGCCGAGATCACGTTCTCGGCGCTGCTCGTGCCGTATATTCTCGTCGGCGTCGTCGGCTTCTGTGGTATCGGCGCGCTGCTCGGGAGCTACACCGACTCGCAAGACGGCGCGATTGCAGCGAGTAACGCGATCGGTCTGCCCCTGTTGTTCCTCTCGGAGACGTTCATCTCGCTCGACCAGCTACCGGGCTGGTTCGAACCGCTCGTGAATCTCTCACCGCTGACGTACTTCTCCCGCGGCGTCCGCGCGGCGACCGATCCCGCTGCGAATCCCACGACCATCGCTGGTCTCGACCCAGCGCTCGCGAACCTCGCGATTCTCGCGGTGCTCTCGGCGATTACGTTCGCACTCGGTGCGCGGTCGATTCCACGAACCGATTGA
- a CDS encoding DUF420 domain-containing protein, protein MATADAARERLRERPLGVTIFLSIVGYALVIGTFLFELPIYPELTNAQVNLFTHAIAVINLATTILLVAGWYWIRVDEVEKHRLAMIGAFVLILLFLVVYLTRVGGGGGEKQFVGPDLVYYAYLLMLAIHIILSIISVPVVLYALILGLTHTPAELRQTAHAKVGRIAASAWILSLVLGVVTYLLLNHIFDYEFPSMLVSLIGVG, encoded by the coding sequence ATGGCAACTGCCGACGCAGCACGAGAGCGGCTCCGAGAACGCCCCCTCGGCGTAACGATTTTCCTGTCGATCGTCGGCTACGCACTGGTTATCGGAACCTTCCTGTTCGAGCTGCCGATCTATCCGGAGTTGACGAACGCGCAGGTGAACCTGTTTACGCACGCGATTGCGGTGATTAACCTGGCGACGACGATTCTGCTGGTCGCCGGCTGGTACTGGATCCGCGTCGACGAGGTCGAGAAACATCGGCTCGCGATGATCGGCGCGTTCGTGCTAATTCTCCTCTTCTTAGTCGTCTATCTCACCCGCGTCGGCGGTGGCGGCGGCGAAAAGCAGTTTGTCGGTCCCGACCTGGTCTACTACGCCTATCTGCTGATGCTCGCGATTCACATCATCCTCTCGATCATCTCCGTTCCGGTGGTCCTCTACGCGCTGATCCTCGGGCTCACCCATACGCCCGCGGAGTTGCGCCAGACAGCCCACGCCAAGGTCGGCCGAATCGCAGCTTCGGCGTGGATTCTGAGCCTCGTCCTCGGGGTCGTCACCTATCTGCTGTTGAACCACATCTTCGACTACGAGTTCCCGTCGATGCTCGTCTCGCTGATCGGCGTCGGATAG
- a CDS encoding ABC transporter ATP-binding protein, translated as MTAVVEATALEKRYGETVALSGASLSIPAGEVFGLIGPNGAGKTTLVRALTGTTEPDSGTATVLDESPTAIDRDRLGVLPQDFSPPDRLTARELLAYYAGLYDDPRDPDAVLADVGLADTGDTWYEDLSGGQQRRVCVGSTLVNDPDVLFLDEPTTGIDPAGRRTVWRLIEELAAGGTTVLLTTHDMAEAERLADRVGLLADGSLIAQGTPDALVAEYGGSSRLEIETAADPEAFAELEYPVERAQSRSRTAADGTVSSSTPTDTLVVQDIGPAAIGTVVDALERQGLEYTSLSWTEPDLEDVYLELADRMERERTESAGESGEKTSDGESAADVTQTGETA; from the coding sequence ATGACTGCCGTAGTCGAGGCGACGGCCCTCGAGAAGCGCTATGGCGAGACCGTCGCTCTGTCGGGAGCGTCGCTCTCGATTCCAGCCGGCGAAGTCTTCGGACTGATCGGCCCCAACGGCGCGGGAAAGACGACGCTCGTCCGCGCGTTGACAGGGACGACGGAGCCGGACTCGGGCACGGCAACGGTGCTCGATGAGTCGCCGACGGCGATCGATCGCGACCGCCTCGGTGTCCTCCCACAGGACTTCTCGCCACCGGACCGTCTCACCGCCCGCGAACTGCTCGCTTACTACGCCGGCCTCTATGACGACCCGCGCGATCCAGACGCCGTACTCGCCGACGTTGGTCTCGCTGACACCGGTGATACCTGGTATGAGGACCTCTCCGGTGGCCAGCAACGGCGCGTCTGTGTCGGCTCGACGCTGGTCAACGACCCCGACGTACTCTTTCTCGACGAGCCGACGACCGGCATCGATCCCGCCGGCCGCCGCACCGTCTGGCGACTGATCGAGGAACTTGCAGCCGGCGGGACAACCGTCCTGCTCACGACCCACGATATGGCCGAAGCCGAACGACTGGCCGACCGTGTCGGCCTGCTGGCCGACGGCTCGCTGATCGCACAGGGCACCCCCGACGCGCTGGTCGCCGAGTACGGCGGCTCGAGCCGACTCGAGATCGAGACGGCCGCCGACCCCGAGGCGTTCGCCGAACTCGAGTACCCCGTCGAACGCGCCCAGAGCCGATCGCGCACAGCTGCGGACGGTACAGTGTCGTCGTCGACACCGACTGACACCCTCGTCGTGCAGGATATCGGCCCTGCCGCAATCGGGACCGTGGTCGACGCCCTCGAGCGGCAGGGACTCGAGTACACCAGCCTCTCGTGGACCGAGCCGGATCTCGAGGACGTCTATCTCGAACTGGCAGATCGGATGGAGCGCGAGCGGACGGAGAGTGCTGGCGAGAGTGGTGAAAAGACGTCAGATGGTGAGTCTGCGGCCGATGTCACGCAAACAGGTGAGACCGCATGA
- a CDS encoding TIGR03557 family F420-dependent LLM class oxidoreductase gives MTQFGYTLSSEEHGPTELVEYAQRAEEIGFDFVSISDHFHPWVSAQGESAFVWSTLGAIATATDEIEVGVGVTCPTMRIHPVNVAHAVATVDVMFDDRFTFGVGTGENLNEHVTGQRWPEHDVRLEMLEEAMDVMRKLWTGQTTSHHGEHYTVENARLYTVPDDQPTTIASAFGPQTARWAAGHGDGIWCSGPKGEVVEAYRDAGGEGPAYTQLHMCYAENEDEAVDTVHEYWPNGSIPGELGQELPTPAHFQQAAQLVEREDIAEGSTVTGPDPDAHIDSIEQAIDAGYDHVYVHQIGPEQEEALEFYEEEVLPAVR, from the coding sequence ATGACACAGTTTGGCTACACCCTCTCGAGCGAGGAGCACGGCCCGACCGAACTCGTCGAGTACGCACAACGCGCCGAGGAAATCGGCTTCGACTTCGTCTCGATTTCGGATCACTTCCATCCGTGGGTCTCCGCGCAGGGAGAGTCGGCGTTTGTCTGGTCCACGCTGGGAGCCATCGCGACGGCGACCGACGAAATCGAAGTCGGGGTCGGCGTTACCTGCCCGACGATGCGAATTCATCCGGTCAACGTCGCCCACGCAGTCGCGACGGTCGACGTGATGTTCGACGACCGGTTCACGTTCGGCGTCGGCACCGGCGAGAATTTAAACGAGCACGTCACCGGCCAGCGATGGCCCGAACACGACGTTCGCCTGGAGATGTTAGAGGAGGCGATGGACGTGATGCGAAAACTCTGGACCGGCCAGACGACGAGCCATCACGGCGAACACTACACGGTCGAGAACGCTCGGCTCTACACGGTGCCAGACGACCAGCCGACCACCATCGCGAGCGCGTTCGGTCCGCAGACGGCCCGCTGGGCTGCAGGCCACGGCGACGGCATCTGGTGTTCCGGACCGAAAGGCGAGGTCGTCGAAGCGTACAGAGACGCCGGCGGCGAGGGGCCAGCCTACACGCAACTGCACATGTGCTATGCCGAGAACGAGGACGAGGCCGTCGACACTGTCCACGAGTACTGGCCCAACGGCTCCATTCCGGGCGAACTCGGTCAGGAACTCCCCACGCCGGCGCACTTCCAGCAGGCCGCCCAGCTGGTCGAACGCGAGGACATCGCCGAGGGAAGCACCGTCACCGGCCCGGACCCAGACGCTCACATCGACAGCATCGAACAGGCGATCGACGCGGGCTACGACCACGTCTACGTCCACCAGATCGGCCCCGAGCAGGAAGAGGCACTCGAGTTCTACGAGGAAGAAGTGCTGCCCGCGGTTCGGTGA
- the glyA gene encoding serine hydroxymethyltransferase: protein MDHEHVREVDPAVADALEGEVDRQRSSLQMIASENHVSEAVIDAQGSALTNKYAEGYPGSRYYGGCEYADEVEELAIERATELFGADHVNVQPHSGTQANQAVYFAMLEPGDKILSLDLTHGGHLSHGHPANFVGQFYDVEQYEVDAETGYIDYDGLEAQAAEFEPDIIVSGYSAYPREIEWERIQDVADDVDALHLADIAHITGLVAAGVHSSPVGTADFVTGSTHKTIRSGRGGIVMCKEEYADDVDSAVFPGGQGGPLMHNVAGKAVGFKEALEPEFEDYAEQTVANAKALGDQLAEHGFSLVSEGTDNHLVLVDLRESHPDTSGGDAEEALEDAGIVLNGNTVPGETRSAFDPSGIRAGTPALTTRGFDEDDCRTVADLIARVIDDPDDEDVLESVRAEVDELCAANPLYEDA from the coding sequence ATGGACCACGAGCACGTACGGGAGGTCGATCCCGCCGTCGCCGACGCACTCGAGGGAGAGGTAGACCGCCAGCGATCGTCCCTGCAGATGATCGCGAGCGAGAACCACGTCAGCGAGGCCGTCATCGACGCCCAGGGGAGCGCGCTGACGAACAAGTACGCCGAGGGCTACCCCGGCTCGCGTTACTACGGCGGCTGTGAGTACGCCGACGAGGTCGAGGAACTCGCCATCGAGCGCGCCACGGAACTGTTCGGTGCCGACCACGTTAACGTCCAGCCTCACTCGGGTACACAGGCCAACCAGGCCGTCTACTTCGCGATGCTCGAACCGGGCGATAAGATCCTCTCGCTGGATCTGACCCACGGCGGCCACCTGAGCCACGGCCACCCGGCGAACTTCGTCGGCCAGTTCTACGACGTCGAACAGTACGAGGTCGACGCTGAGACGGGCTACATCGACTACGACGGACTCGAAGCACAGGCCGCCGAGTTCGAACCGGACATCATCGTCTCGGGCTACTCCGCCTACCCACGCGAGATCGAGTGGGAGCGCATTCAGGACGTCGCCGACGACGTCGACGCACTCCACCTCGCAGACATCGCCCACATCACCGGGCTCGTCGCCGCCGGCGTTCACTCCTCACCGGTCGGCACCGCCGACTTCGTCACCGGCTCGACCCACAAGACGATCCGTTCCGGCCGCGGCGGCATCGTCATGTGCAAGGAAGAGTACGCTGACGATGTCGACTCCGCCGTCTTCCCCGGCGGCCAGGGCGGCCCGCTCATGCACAACGTCGCCGGCAAGGCCGTCGGCTTCAAAGAAGCACTGGAACCCGAATTCGAAGACTACGCCGAACAAACCGTCGCCAACGCGAAGGCGCTCGGCGACCAGCTCGCAGAACACGGCTTCTCGCTCGTCTCCGAGGGCACCGACAACCACCTCGTGCTCGTCGACCTGCGCGAGAGCCACCCCGACACCTCCGGCGGCGACGCCGAGGAGGCACTCGAGGACGCCGGCATCGTCCTCAACGGCAACACGGTGCCCGGCGAGACCCGCTCGGCGTTCGATCCGTCGGGTATCCGCGCCGGCACGCCGGCGCTGACGACCCGCGGCTTCGACGAAGACGACTGCCGAACGGTCGCCGACCTCATCGCCCGCGTGATCGACGACCCGGACGACGAGGACGTACTCGAGTCGGTTCGTGCGGAAGTCGACGAGCTCTGTGCGGCGAATCCGCTGTACGAAGACGCATAA
- a CDS encoding antitoxin VapB family protein yields the protein MGTKNITITTEAYQNLKAHKRDDESFTDTILRLTEADKDVMKGFGMLAEDDGFPDSSERTRVNLDEAFDERGERRDRSL from the coding sequence ATGGGAACGAAGAACATTACAATCACGACGGAAGCGTACCAGAATCTCAAAGCGCACAAACGGGATGACGAGAGCTTTACGGACACGATCCTGCGCCTCACCGAGGCAGACAAGGACGTCATGAAGGGGTTCGGCATGCTCGCCGAGGACGACGGCTTCCCAGATTCGAGCGAGCGTACTCGAGTCAATCTCGATGAGGCGTTCGACGAGCGAGGGGAGCGACGGGACCGGAGCCTCTGA